In Citrus sinensis cultivar Valencia sweet orange chromosome 2, DVS_A1.0, whole genome shotgun sequence, a single genomic region encodes these proteins:
- the LOC102613705 gene encoding uncharacterized protein LOC102613705, producing MADWHGIVSKDSEGGEEFEEEDIWCFANESEESIPQMRKSKELSSGSSSAWNFHSAPRMIRRDNNIPTAAHEANMVAQQSSAPVNIPDWSKIYGKNAKLGSSSRNGSWVGGHSDGISTNGFVYRNGDYHGYYDDDDDEDDGENRVPPHEWLAKKLARNQISSSSVCEGVGRTLKGRDLSKVRNAILTKTGFLE from the coding sequence ATGGCAGATTGGCATGGTATTGTGAGCAAAGACAGCGAAGGTGGTGAGgaatttgaagaagaagatatttGGTGTTTTGCAAATGAGAGTGAAGAATCAATTCCTCAAATGAGGAAATCCAAGGAGTTATCATCTGGTTCTTCTTCTGCATGGAACTTTCATTCTGCTCCAAGAATGATCAGAAGAGACAACAATATTCCAACAGCAGCACATGAAGCAAACATGGTAGCTCAACAATCATCAGCTCCTGTTAACATCCCGGATTGGTCAAAAATTTACGGCAAAAATGCAAAGTTGGGCTCTTCATCAAGAAATGGTTCGTGGGTTGGTGGCCACAGTGATGGTATTAGCACTAATGGTTTTGTTTATAGAAATGGGGACTATCATGGTTATTATGACGACGACGATGATGAAGACGATGGGGAAAATAGGGTACCTCCACATGAATGGTTAGCTAAGAAGCTTGCTAGGAACcaaatttcttcctcttctgtTTGTGAAGGGGTTGGAAGGACACTCAAAGGAAGAGATCTCAGCAAAGTGAGGAATGCTATCTTAACAAAAACTGGTTTCCTAGAGTAA
- the LOC102629052 gene encoding probable beta-1,3-galactosyltransferase 2 isoform X1: MSFKSTGGEFASRNLIPRKWALFLCACSFCAGMSFTNRMWMMPESKGVARISKTEEIENPELKAVKHESNNNTEKLAMVEQAIQSQDKRLDGLKTKITAVRAERDSVSLSHPVKGTSNISGSMLKRKYFMVIGINTAFSSRKRRDSVRATWMPQGEKRKMLEEAKGIIIRFVIGHSATSGGILDKAIDAEEKMHGDFLRLEHIEGYLELSAKTKTYFATAVSMWDAEFYIKVDDDVHVNLATLGMTLAAHRTKPRVYVGCMKSGPVLARKGVKYYEPEYWKFGEIGNKYFRHATGQLYALSKDLATYISINQHLLHKYANEDVSLGSWFIGLDVEHVDDRRLCCGTPPDCEWKAQLGKTCVATFDWRCSGICKSVERIKEVHELCGEGEDTLWRASF; this comes from the exons ATGTCTTTCAAGAGTACAGGGGGAGAGTTTGCTTCAAGGAATCTTATTCCGAGGAAATGGGCTCTTTTTCTTTGTGCTTGCAGCTTCTGTGCAGGAATGTCTTTCACTAacag GATGTGGATGATGCCTGAATCTAAAGGTGTTGCAAGGATATCAAAAACTGAGGAAATCGAAAATCCAGAACTT AAGGCTGTAAAGCATGAATCCAACAACAATACAGAGAAACTTGCTATGGTTGAGCAAGCAATTCA GTCACAGGACAAAAGGCTTGATggtttgaaaacaaaaataacagcTGTTCGAGCTGAACGAGATTCTGTGTCACTCAGCCATCCGGTAAAAGGAACCTCTAACATCTCTGGATCAatgttgaaaagaaaatactttATGGTTATAGGAATAAATACTGCTTTTAGTAGCCGAAAACGAAGAGATTCAGTTCGCGCAACTTGGATGCCTCAAG gtgagaagagaaaaatgctGGAGGAAGCGAAAGGCATCATCATACGTTTTGTCATAGGTCACAG CGCAACGTCAGGTGGAATTCTTGATAAAGCCATTGATGCAGAGGAAAAGATGCATGGAGACTTCTTGAGGCTG GAACATATAGAGGGCTACTTGGAATTGTCAGCCAAGACAAAAACTTATTTTGCCACTGCTGTTTCCATGTGGGATGCAGAATTTTATATCAAAGTTGATGACGATGTTCATGTAAATTTAG CAACACTTGGAATGACTCTGGCTGCACATCGGACAAAACCTCGGGTTTACGTTGGTTGCATGAAGTCTGGGCCTGTCCTTGCTAGAAA AGGAGTAAAATACTATGAACCAGAGTACTGGAAATTTGGTGAGATTGGAAACAAGTACTTCCGTCATGCTACAGGGCAACTATATGCTCTTTCAAAAGACTTGGCTACATACATATCAATCAACCA GCATCTACTACACAAATATGCAAATGAAGATGTTTCTCTGGGATCTTGGTTTATTGGTTTAGATGTGGAGCATGTGGATGATAGAAGGCTTTGTTGTGGTACCCCACCTG ACTGTGAGTGGAAGGCTCAGCTAGGGAAGACATGTGTTGCAACATTTGATTGGAGATGCAGTGGCATTTGCAAGTCTGTTGAAAGGATTAAGGAAGTTCATGAGCTCTGTGGTGAAGGTGAGGATACTCTATGGCGTGCAAGTTTCTGA
- the LOC102629052 gene encoding probable beta-1,3-galactosyltransferase 2 isoform X2: MSFKSTGGEFASRNLIPRKWALFLCACSFCAGMSFTNRMWMMPESKGVARISKTEEIENPELAVKHESNNNTEKLAMVEQAIQSQDKRLDGLKTKITAVRAERDSVSLSHPVKGTSNISGSMLKRKYFMVIGINTAFSSRKRRDSVRATWMPQGEKRKMLEEAKGIIIRFVIGHSATSGGILDKAIDAEEKMHGDFLRLEHIEGYLELSAKTKTYFATAVSMWDAEFYIKVDDDVHVNLATLGMTLAAHRTKPRVYVGCMKSGPVLARKGVKYYEPEYWKFGEIGNKYFRHATGQLYALSKDLATYISINQHLLHKYANEDVSLGSWFIGLDVEHVDDRRLCCGTPPDCEWKAQLGKTCVATFDWRCSGICKSVERIKEVHELCGEGEDTLWRASF, translated from the exons ATGTCTTTCAAGAGTACAGGGGGAGAGTTTGCTTCAAGGAATCTTATTCCGAGGAAATGGGCTCTTTTTCTTTGTGCTTGCAGCTTCTGTGCAGGAATGTCTTTCACTAacag GATGTGGATGATGCCTGAATCTAAAGGTGTTGCAAGGATATCAAAAACTGAGGAAATCGAAAATCCAGAACTT GCTGTAAAGCATGAATCCAACAACAATACAGAGAAACTTGCTATGGTTGAGCAAGCAATTCA GTCACAGGACAAAAGGCTTGATggtttgaaaacaaaaataacagcTGTTCGAGCTGAACGAGATTCTGTGTCACTCAGCCATCCGGTAAAAGGAACCTCTAACATCTCTGGATCAatgttgaaaagaaaatactttATGGTTATAGGAATAAATACTGCTTTTAGTAGCCGAAAACGAAGAGATTCAGTTCGCGCAACTTGGATGCCTCAAG gtgagaagagaaaaatgctGGAGGAAGCGAAAGGCATCATCATACGTTTTGTCATAGGTCACAG CGCAACGTCAGGTGGAATTCTTGATAAAGCCATTGATGCAGAGGAAAAGATGCATGGAGACTTCTTGAGGCTG GAACATATAGAGGGCTACTTGGAATTGTCAGCCAAGACAAAAACTTATTTTGCCACTGCTGTTTCCATGTGGGATGCAGAATTTTATATCAAAGTTGATGACGATGTTCATGTAAATTTAG CAACACTTGGAATGACTCTGGCTGCACATCGGACAAAACCTCGGGTTTACGTTGGTTGCATGAAGTCTGGGCCTGTCCTTGCTAGAAA AGGAGTAAAATACTATGAACCAGAGTACTGGAAATTTGGTGAGATTGGAAACAAGTACTTCCGTCATGCTACAGGGCAACTATATGCTCTTTCAAAAGACTTGGCTACATACATATCAATCAACCA GCATCTACTACACAAATATGCAAATGAAGATGTTTCTCTGGGATCTTGGTTTATTGGTTTAGATGTGGAGCATGTGGATGATAGAAGGCTTTGTTGTGGTACCCCACCTG ACTGTGAGTGGAAGGCTCAGCTAGGGAAGACATGTGTTGCAACATTTGATTGGAGATGCAGTGGCATTTGCAAGTCTGTTGAAAGGATTAAGGAAGTTCATGAGCTCTGTGGTGAAGGTGAGGATACTCTATGGCGTGCAAGTTTCTGA
- the LOC102629052 gene encoding probable beta-1,3-galactosyltransferase 2 isoform X3 produces the protein MWMMPESKGVARISKTEEIENPELKAVKHESNNNTEKLAMVEQAIQSQDKRLDGLKTKITAVRAERDSVSLSHPVKGTSNISGSMLKRKYFMVIGINTAFSSRKRRDSVRATWMPQGEKRKMLEEAKGIIIRFVIGHSATSGGILDKAIDAEEKMHGDFLRLEHIEGYLELSAKTKTYFATAVSMWDAEFYIKVDDDVHVNLATLGMTLAAHRTKPRVYVGCMKSGPVLARKGVKYYEPEYWKFGEIGNKYFRHATGQLYALSKDLATYISINQHLLHKYANEDVSLGSWFIGLDVEHVDDRRLCCGTPPDCEWKAQLGKTCVATFDWRCSGICKSVERIKEVHELCGEGEDTLWRASF, from the exons ATGTGGATGATGCCTGAATCTAAAGGTGTTGCAAGGATATCAAAAACTGAGGAAATCGAAAATCCAGAACTT AAGGCTGTAAAGCATGAATCCAACAACAATACAGAGAAACTTGCTATGGTTGAGCAAGCAATTCA GTCACAGGACAAAAGGCTTGATggtttgaaaacaaaaataacagcTGTTCGAGCTGAACGAGATTCTGTGTCACTCAGCCATCCGGTAAAAGGAACCTCTAACATCTCTGGATCAatgttgaaaagaaaatactttATGGTTATAGGAATAAATACTGCTTTTAGTAGCCGAAAACGAAGAGATTCAGTTCGCGCAACTTGGATGCCTCAAG gtgagaagagaaaaatgctGGAGGAAGCGAAAGGCATCATCATACGTTTTGTCATAGGTCACAG CGCAACGTCAGGTGGAATTCTTGATAAAGCCATTGATGCAGAGGAAAAGATGCATGGAGACTTCTTGAGGCTG GAACATATAGAGGGCTACTTGGAATTGTCAGCCAAGACAAAAACTTATTTTGCCACTGCTGTTTCCATGTGGGATGCAGAATTTTATATCAAAGTTGATGACGATGTTCATGTAAATTTAG CAACACTTGGAATGACTCTGGCTGCACATCGGACAAAACCTCGGGTTTACGTTGGTTGCATGAAGTCTGGGCCTGTCCTTGCTAGAAA AGGAGTAAAATACTATGAACCAGAGTACTGGAAATTTGGTGAGATTGGAAACAAGTACTTCCGTCATGCTACAGGGCAACTATATGCTCTTTCAAAAGACTTGGCTACATACATATCAATCAACCA GCATCTACTACACAAATATGCAAATGAAGATGTTTCTCTGGGATCTTGGTTTATTGGTTTAGATGTGGAGCATGTGGATGATAGAAGGCTTTGTTGTGGTACCCCACCTG ACTGTGAGTGGAAGGCTCAGCTAGGGAAGACATGTGTTGCAACATTTGATTGGAGATGCAGTGGCATTTGCAAGTCTGTTGAAAGGATTAAGGAAGTTCATGAGCTCTGTGGTGAAGGTGAGGATACTCTATGGCGTGCAAGTTTCTGA